The following coding sequences lie in one uncultured Celeribacter sp. genomic window:
- a CDS encoding SDR family NAD(P)-dependent oxidoreductase, translating into MNSPIVIAGATGGMGAAIALEQLSLGRSVIALGRSAEKLDRLQTLADENGRYTQMGELHKCQVEITDPEACRDVAADIIARHGSLGG; encoded by the coding sequence ATGAACTCTCCAATCGTCATTGCCGGTGCAACCGGCGGCATGGGGGCGGCCATCGCCCTGGAACAACTCAGCCTCGGGCGTTCCGTCATCGCGCTGGGGCGCTCCGCCGAAAAGCTTGATCGGTTGCAGACCTTGGCCGATGAAAATGGGCGCTACACGCAGATGGGTGAACTGCACAAATGCCAGGTCGAGATCACCGACCCAGAGGCCTGTCGCGACGTTGCCGCCGACATCATTGCCCGTCACGGATCGCTGGGCGGTTAG
- a CDS encoding SDR family oxidoreductase — MKVNAAARMIRLLMPGFDGAPAASIVLIGGVFAKEPNGLFAINSTLNAAIAGFGKSLSGALRDKGIRVNVLHPGATRTAQWSQLAKDASRLLGITADEVTNATAAQLIGNKLLEPGEVASAVSFLLAPANRSMTGTLMVLDGGETKAI; from the coding sequence ATCAAAGTCAATGCGGCGGCACGGATGATCCGTCTTTTGATGCCCGGTTTCGACGGGGCGCCAGCGGCGAGCATCGTGCTGATTGGTGGCGTCTTTGCCAAGGAGCCCAACGGGTTGTTCGCGATCAACAGCACGCTGAACGCCGCGATAGCAGGATTCGGCAAGTCGCTGTCGGGCGCACTGCGCGATAAGGGCATCCGCGTCAACGTGTTGCACCCAGGCGCCACGCGCACCGCGCAATGGTCGCAGCTTGCCAAGGATGCAAGCCGCCTGTTGGGGATCACGGCCGACGAGGTGACCAATGCCACCGCTGCGCAGCTGATCGGGAACAAGCTTTTGGAACCGGGCGAGGTTGCCTCCGCCGTTTCGTTCCTGCTTGCCCCCGCCAACCGAAGCATGACCGGAACTCTGATGGTGCTGGACGGCGGAGAAACCAAAGCAATTTAA
- a CDS encoding carboxymuconolactone decarboxylase family protein → MAPHQQTPETETRLERGRRALEAIDGQAGQKVIDALADISPDFADYLFEFPFGDIYTRPGLSLRDREIATIAALAALGTAQPQLKVHIEAGLNVGLSRDEITEILIQMAVYAGFPAALNGLFAAKEVFASHDDPNPQEKIA, encoded by the coding sequence ATGGCCCCACATCAGCAAACACCCGAGACGGAAACACGGCTGGAACGCGGTCGACGCGCCCTGGAGGCGATTGACGGACAAGCGGGACAAAAGGTGATTGACGCGCTGGCCGATATCTCGCCGGACTTCGCAGACTACCTGTTCGAGTTTCCGTTCGGCGATATCTACACGCGCCCCGGCCTGTCGTTGCGCGACCGCGAGATCGCAACCATTGCCGCGCTGGCCGCTTTGGGCACAGCGCAACCGCAGCTCAAGGTGCATATCGAAGCCGGGCTGAATGTCGGGCTCAGCCGCGATGAAATAACCGAAATTTTGATTCAGATGGCCGTTTACGCGGGGTTCCCGGCGGCGCTGAACGGGCTGTTCGCAGCCAAAGAGGTATTTGCCTCGCATGATGACCCAAACCCCCAGGAGAAAATCGCATGA
- a CDS encoding NHL repeat-containing protein, which produces MTTTRRTFLARGIALPFALPFALSASTARATAASPEQLWSRVRSPVGMAYDAHGALFVAEWGAGRVSKFTPSGERETFASGLSGPSGLAIGADGTIYVASYSSDVIWSFSPDGKRSTHATGLATPAGLSFDRSGQLLVANRRTHQILAVERSGLRPVISDLNTPVGAVQTPDGGYVVSNIAGGVTIVRPDGSRLEAGQAFSTPGPGIAITDSGRVFVVDYGGTEVREILLSGGSRVYADGFSSPVGLVVTPDQSALLTATWGESAIFRIPLSS; this is translated from the coding sequence ATGACCACGACACGCCGTACCTTCCTTGCACGGGGCATCGCCCTGCCTTTTGCCCTGCCTTTTGCCCTGTCTGCCAGCACCGCACGCGCGACCGCCGCAAGCCCCGAACAGCTCTGGAGCCGCGTCAGATCTCCGGTTGGAATGGCTTATGATGCCCATGGTGCTCTGTTCGTTGCCGAATGGGGCGCCGGACGCGTAAGCAAATTCACACCCTCTGGCGAACGCGAGACCTTTGCCAGCGGACTGTCAGGTCCATCAGGTCTGGCCATTGGAGCAGATGGCACAATCTATGTCGCCTCCTATTCCAGCGATGTGATCTGGAGCTTTTCTCCGGACGGCAAGCGGAGCACCCATGCGACCGGGCTCGCCACCCCCGCCGGGCTTAGCTTTGACCGTTCGGGTCAGCTTTTGGTCGCAAACCGGCGCACCCATCAGATCCTTGCGGTGGAACGCAGCGGGTTGCGCCCGGTCATCAGCGATCTCAATACGCCGGTCGGCGCAGTGCAAACCCCCGATGGCGGCTATGTCGTCTCGAATATCGCCGGTGGCGTCACCATCGTGCGCCCCGATGGCTCCCGCCTAGAGGCCGGACAGGCGTTCAGCACCCCTGGACCTGGTATTGCGATCACCGACAGCGGGCGCGTCTTTGTCGTTGATTATGGTGGCACCGAGGTCCGCGAGATCCTGTTGAGCGGCGGTTCCCGGGTCTACGCCGACGGGTTTTCAAGCCCGGTCGGCCTGGTCGTCACACCGGATCAAAGCGCTCTGCTGACCGCCACCTGGGGCGAGAGCGCTATCTTCCGCATTCCTCTCTCCAGCTAG
- a CDS encoding FAD-binding oxidoreductase, producing MSDLKISAPAITPVATSDTLPERTTVAIIGGGIVGLSAALTLAERGIPVVVLEKGRIAAEQSSRNLGWVRKTNRLAADILLAQQAERLWAEMPQRTGEQVGYRQNGIMFVAGSDSEMEMYRGWHDSVQGLDLGSRLLSAAEIDALVPGGRTAWKGGVYTPSDGYAEPTRASSALAKAAQEKGAIILERCAVRTIETKAGQVSGVVTERGEIACDQVILAGGLWSRRFLGNMGVALPVLPLICYAFRTTPLEGPSDIAVGGPDFSFRKHESGGYVITHRAALGSPFVLDHALIGMKYLPTLKHTYNMIRPVFPGPLIEDLKLARKWSRDRVSPFERARVMDPAANDKINAQALDNLRKAWPVFKEAEIAEAWAGTMDITPDSNPVIDRIDAVPGLTIATGMSGHGFGTGPAAGQLVAELATGAETCVDPTPYRVSRYERK from the coding sequence ATGTCCGACCTCAAGATCTCTGCCCCTGCCATCACGCCCGTCGCCACCTCCGACACCCTGCCCGAACGCACCACGGTCGCCATCATCGGCGGCGGCATCGTGGGGCTCTCGGCGGCGCTCACGCTGGCGGAACGCGGCATTCCCGTGGTCGTGTTGGAAAAGGGGCGGATCGCGGCGGAGCAATCCTCGCGCAATCTCGGCTGGGTGCGCAAAACCAACCGGTTGGCGGCCGATATTCTGCTGGCGCAACAGGCCGAGCGGCTCTGGGCCGAGATGCCGCAGCGCACCGGGGAACAGGTCGGCTATCGCCAGAACGGCATCATGTTTGTGGCGGGCTCCGACAGCGAGATGGAGATGTATCGCGGCTGGCATGACTCTGTGCAGGGGCTCGATCTCGGCAGTCGGCTTTTGAGCGCAGCCGAGATTGACGCGCTTGTACCCGGCGGCCGAACCGCGTGGAAAGGCGGGGTTTACACCCCCTCGGACGGCTATGCCGAACCGACGCGGGCCAGCTCCGCCCTTGCCAAGGCGGCGCAGGAAAAAGGCGCGATCATCCTTGAGCGCTGCGCCGTGCGCACCATCGAGACCAAGGCCGGACAGGTCAGCGGCGTGGTGACTGAGCGCGGCGAGATCGCCTGCGATCAGGTCATCCTTGCAGGCGGGCTTTGGTCGCGGCGGTTCTTGGGCAATATGGGCGTGGCCCTGCCCGTCCTGCCGCTGATTTGCTACGCGTTTCGCACCACGCCTCTTGAGGGCCCGAGCGACATTGCCGTGGGCGGCCCGGATTTTTCCTTTCGCAAACATGAAAGCGGCGGCTATGTGATCACCCATCGCGCCGCCCTCGGGTCGCCTTTCGTGCTCGACCACGCGCTGATCGGCATGAAATACTTGCCGACACTCAAACATACCTACAACATGATCCGCCCGGTCTTTCCCGGACCGCTGATCGAGGATTTGAAACTGGCGCGCAAATGGTCGCGCGACCGGGTTTCGCCTTTCGAGCGCGCCCGCGTGATGGACCCGGCGGCAAACGACAAGATCAACGCTCAGGCGCTCGACAATCTGCGCAAAGCCTGGCCGGTGTTCAAAGAGGCCGAAATCGCAGAGGCCTGGGCCGGAACCATGGACATCACGCCGGATTCTAACCCGGTGATCGACCGAATTGATGCTGTTCCGGGGCTGACGATTGCGACGGGCATGTCCGGCCATGGCTTTGGCACGGGACCCGCCGCGGGGCAGTTGGTGGCGGAACTGGCGACCGGCGCCGAGACCTGTGTCGATCCCACGCCCTATCGTGTCAGCCGGTACGAGAGGAAGTGA
- a CDS encoding RidA family protein has protein sequence MTKITKVKTGAKLEELSSYSRIVMVDNWIFVSNTAGRNPETKEIPEDLAEQTEQVFANITRALNAVDSGLEDVVSTRVFVQNPADTPAVMGIFGEKFRGIDPTTTVTNPPLGSAHYKVEIEVTAYKGAADTVQDRITLSL, from the coding sequence ATGACCAAAATCACCAAAGTCAAAACCGGCGCAAAGCTCGAAGAGTTGAGCAGCTATTCGCGGATCGTCATGGTCGACAACTGGATTTTCGTGTCCAACACGGCAGGGCGGAACCCGGAGACCAAAGAGATTCCCGAAGACCTGGCCGAGCAGACCGAACAAGTCTTTGCCAATATCACCCGTGCGCTGAACGCGGTGGACTCCGGGCTTGAAGATGTCGTGTCCACCCGCGTCTTTGTCCAAAATCCAGCGGATACCCCGGCAGTGATGGGCATTTTCGGCGAAAAATTCCGCGGCATCGACCCGACCACCACCGTGACGAACCCGCCTCTGGGCTCGGCACACTATAAGGTCGAGATCGAGGTCACCGCCTACAAGGGCGCGGCAGATACCGTGCAAGACCGGATCACACTCTCGCTTTAA
- a CDS encoding tyramine oxidase subunit B, whose amino-acid sequence MTELPKIDFIYLNEQDMIKAGVTDMAGCVDTMEDMFKLLHSGDYRMAGANNDSHGAMIMFPENSPFETMPKPTADRRFMAMPAYLGGQYGTAGVKWYGSNIANRDKGLPRSILMFTLNDADTSAPLAYMSANLLSAYRTGAVPGVGARHLARRDSKVLAVQGPGVMGKTSLAAFMATCPEIATVKLLGRSQGSIDRFVEWVKETYPQVTTIEIVEDLETLVRGSDIVTYCASGETGDVSKYPMVKREWLKPGAFLSMPASCDIDEGMKSKDVRKVCDNIGLYEAWFDELPKPAHVHVPVIGVKFLDMIEEGKMDRAELEDLGAICAGATPGRQNEDEIIILSVGGMPVEDVAWGTVIYRNAIAKGIGTKLNLWDEPVLR is encoded by the coding sequence ATGACCGAGTTGCCGAAAATCGATTTCATTTACCTGAACGAACAGGACATGATCAAAGCCGGCGTGACCGATATGGCGGGCTGCGTCGACACGATGGAAGACATGTTCAAACTGCTGCATTCCGGCGATTACCGGATGGCGGGGGCCAACAATGACAGCCATGGCGCGATGATCATGTTCCCCGAAAACAGCCCGTTCGAGACCATGCCGAAACCCACCGCTGACCGCCGCTTCATGGCGATGCCGGCCTATTTGGGCGGCCAATACGGCACGGCAGGGGTAAAATGGTATGGCTCCAATATCGCCAACCGCGACAAGGGCCTGCCGCGTTCGATTCTGATGTTCACGCTCAACGACGCCGACACCTCCGCGCCTCTGGCCTATATGTCGGCGAATTTGTTGTCGGCCTATCGCACCGGCGCGGTGCCGGGCGTCGGCGCTCGTCATCTGGCGCGCCGGGACAGCAAGGTGCTCGCCGTGCAAGGGCCGGGGGTGATGGGCAAGACCTCGCTGGCGGCCTTCATGGCGACCTGCCCCGAGATCGCCACGGTGAAGCTTTTGGGGCGCAGCCAAGGCTCGATTGATCGCTTTGTCGAGTGGGTGAAAGAGACCTATCCGCAGGTCACCACCATCGAGATCGTCGAGGATCTGGAAACCCTCGTGCGCGGGTCCGACATCGTGACCTATTGCGCCTCGGGCGAAACCGGCGATGTGTCGAAATACCCGATGGTCAAACGCGAGTGGCTCAAACCCGGCGCCTTCCTGTCGATGCCCGCCTCCTGTGACATCGACGAGGGCATGAAATCCAAAGACGTGCGCAAAGTCTGCGACAACATCGGCCTCTATGAAGCCTGGTTCGACGAATTGCCGAAACCAGCCCATGTCCATGTGCCCGTCATCGGCGTGAAATTCCTCGATATGATCGAAGAGGGCAAGATGGACCGCGCGGAGTTGGAAGACCTCGGTGCGATCTGTGCGGGCGCCACGCCGGGGCGCCAAAACGAAGACGAGATCATCATCCTCTCGGTCGGCGGCATGCCGGTCGAGGACGTCGCCTGGGGCACGGTGATCTACCGCAACGCGATCGCAAAAGGCATCGGCACGAAACTCAATTTGTGGGACGAACCCGTCCTGCGTTGA
- a CDS encoding AraC family transcriptional regulator, whose product MARETHGYAAIRSTLLTYVLDRLNARGVATQSLLSKHGISLDMLKDPYAHLSMNEFNSFLESASELSGDQHIGAHIGTEIRAGDLGPMGILLSLSRSIHIGIDRIAKSAAALQSGTETSFLPNGDEMLMSYQIEDARIWPRRQDAEFSLVGTVQVIRDNFLRRWSPQQVHFEHAPPDDDSFLRQFFRCPILYGQATNRLVMDRAPLMELYRVEDSALVSMLERHIEDLIEATPHNSTLTDAVRAVVTSWLGLRPISVERVAETLGLSPRNLQRKLSDEGTSLRDLLDDIRRDRATTLLSDGDIPVGEVAAALGYADGTAFWRAHKRWSTLTPREVRSGKGYRF is encoded by the coding sequence ATGGCACGCGAAACGCATGGCTATGCGGCGATCCGCAGCACGCTTTTGACCTACGTCCTCGACCGGCTCAATGCGCGCGGGGTGGCGACTCAATCGCTTTTGTCAAAACATGGCATCAGCCTTGATATGTTGAAAGATCCCTATGCGCATCTGTCGATGAACGAATTCAACAGCTTCCTTGAAAGCGCCTCGGAACTCTCGGGAGATCAGCACATCGGCGCGCATATCGGCACGGAAATCCGGGCGGGCGATCTGGGGCCCATGGGCATTCTTTTGTCGCTGTCACGTTCGATCCATATCGGGATTGATCGGATTGCAAAATCTGCCGCAGCGCTTCAGAGCGGCACGGAGACGAGCTTTTTGCCCAATGGTGACGAGATGCTTATGTCCTATCAAATCGAAGACGCGCGCATCTGGCCCCGACGGCAGGATGCGGAGTTTTCACTGGTCGGCACGGTGCAAGTCATCCGCGACAATTTCCTGCGCCGCTGGTCGCCGCAACAGGTGCATTTCGAACACGCCCCGCCAGACGACGACAGTTTCCTGCGGCAATTCTTTCGCTGTCCGATCCTTTATGGCCAGGCGACGAACCGGCTGGTGATGGATCGCGCGCCTCTTATGGAGCTCTACCGCGTCGAAGATTCAGCCTTGGTCAGCATGCTGGAGCGTCACATCGAAGATCTGATCGAGGCGACTCCGCATAACAGCACTCTGACCGATGCGGTGCGCGCGGTGGTGACCTCGTGGCTGGGGTTGCGACCGATTTCCGTCGAGCGCGTCGCCGAAACGCTGGGCCTGTCGCCGCGCAACCTGCAGCGCAAACTCTCTGACGAAGGCACCAGCCTGCGCGATCTTTTGGACGACATCCGCCGCGACCGGGCGACGACGCTTTTGTCGGATGGCGACATCCCCGTGGGCGAGGTCGCCGCCGCGCTCGGATATGCCGACGGCACGGCCTTTTGGCGGGCACACAAACGCTGGTCGACGCTCACGCCACGCGAAGTGCGCTCGGGCAAGGGCTATCGGTTTTAA